From Aedes albopictus strain Foshan chromosome 1, AalbF5, whole genome shotgun sequence, one genomic window encodes:
- the LOC109425436 gene encoding cilia- and flagella-associated protein 58-like: protein MDQIVEESGEDSQAPESTFEDDLIPKEISDEFFEEMCSKANLTVKDLQGNQQYALAEDFQKLLLTSQQLRQQLLDEQDKIEKMQDEVSAAAGRVSQALAISQKDQEQIQALRSEIEDAWRRADAAQSREQTAQEAMNQMREKLEKISSESSDRHGDKEDDVGAAMGKHKENILRERDRLFVEVEELNRRLNTQRVYTEELDHKCNDAENKLKELYKVLDESSNDAFRDKRMLENLQVQHAEVVADLAQKTDEALHFKQLAEASHKTTVQQGMQMAAIRTTLERLTTSNNLLQVKLAKAQGDFENMVQLKEKVTNELNTKVNILKLKEDENNKFRLENAKLTKSKELLQKKIVAIETAKSTFEHEVAKLKNVIVTFEKERDATKRAFDLSKKHVDAVLRERDLARKDLTKANKMTSDLMDQITLLEKQQKTLENEIKGYQAAAQKQSMLMLKIEKDRDRNAEEAQNLSEKLEQMNEDLLYKQNQIIELREKLKETEARLFQCQNSLELTRSERNIFERDLVTCMRDNDSLKDRLKTSVHSVDQLKDDNASKVAELFKANKTIDKIEKEKQSLKTEVQNISITLQHTKSELNEKMMENARLNKTLTEDAASMTRLKKQLDGTINEKDLIKVQLTQRVEEINNLTEKLNMLNMALDRGESQYRNRLDDIRLLKIEISNLRSQRNLLTRGLANTADMRQEVLQLNRVLNQERVKARALEEEMLTPMNVHRWRKLTGKDPEKMDLIVKVQTLQRRVLYQSVTVSELEKTINESDKMYGELKEVVEKLPHHKMKEQLCTTQRALTAQTKKLKALSAEIRIKEIDSKSQECLVDELKKSLLETKKELVKEKREKQKLSETMRNALMPANGARRPSTHPSNVIVVQRNTTSGGYRMMGAGYKVSC from the exons ATGGATCAAATCGTTGAGGAAAGTGGGGAAGACTCCCAGGCGCCAGAGTCGACGTTCGAGGATGACCTTATTCCGAAAGAGATATCCGACGAGTTCTTCGAAGAGATGTGCTCAAAAGCCAATCTG ACGGTGAAGGACTTGCAGGGAAACCAACAATATGCCTTAGCTGAGGATTTTCAGAAGTTGTTGCTCACAAGCCAACAGTTACGGCAGCAGTTGTTGGACGAACAGGACAAGATAGAAAAGATGCAGGATGAAGTCTCGGCCGCCGCAGGGCGAGTTTCTCAGGCGTTGGCTATATCGCAAAAAGATCAAGAACAAATTCAAGCACTGCGATCCGAGATTGAGGATGCTTGGAGAAGAGCTGATGCAGCGCAATCTCGTGAGCAGACGGCACAAGAAGCAATGAATCAGATGCGTGAAAAGTTGGAGAAGATATCTTCGGAATCATCGGACAGGCATGGTGACAAGGAAGATGATGTAGGGGCTGCTATGGGAAAGCACAAAGAGAACATCTTGAGAGAAAGGGATCGTTTGTTTGTAGAAGTCGAGGAGCTCAACCGTCGACTTAATACTCAACGAGTGTATACGGAAGAATTGGACCACAAGTGTAACGATGCCGAAAATAAGCTCAAAGAGCTCTATAAGGTCCTCGATGAATCTTCAAACGACGCATTTCGAGATAAACGGATGCTGGAAAACCTTCAGGTTCAGCATGCTGAAGTTGTAGCCGATCTAGCGCAGAAAACTGATGAAGCATTACATTTCAAACAACTGGCAGAAGCTAGCCATAAAACTACGGTACAGCAGGGTATGCAGATGGCCGCCATTCGAACGACTCTGGAACGTTTGACCACGAGCAATAACCTATTGCAGGTGAAGCTTGCTAAAGCTCAAGGAGATTTCGAGAACATGGTTCAACTCAAGGAGAAGGTTACGAATGAGTTGAACACTAAAGTGAACATTCTGAAGCTAAAAGAAGACGAAAACAACAAATTTCGCTTGGAAAACGCGAAACTAACAAAAAGCAAAGAGTTACTACAGAAGAAGATAGTTGCAATAGAGACAGCCAAGAGTACATTTGAACATGAAGTTGCAAAATTGAA aaATGTTATTGTAACATTTGAGAAGGAGCGTGATGCAACAAAACGGGCTTTTGATTTATCAAAGAAACATGTGGACGCAGTACTAAGGGAGCGTGATTTGGCCAGAAAGGACTTGACCAAAGCGAATA AGATGACCTCGGATCTGATGGATCAGATaactttattagaaaaacaacAAAAGACACTTGAGAATGAAATCAAGGGCTATCAGGCGGCTGCTCAGAAGCAAAGTATGCTaatgttgaaaattgagaaagatcGTGATAGGAACGCCGAGGAAGCTCAAAACCTAAGCGAAAAGCTCGAGCAAATGAATGAAGATTTGTTGTACAAGCAGAACCAAATTATAGAGCTTCGGGAAAAGCTAAAGGAAACGGAAGCGAGACTATTCCAATGTCAGAATTCACTGGAGTTGACCAGAAGTGAGAGGAACATCTTTGAGCGCGATTTAGTCACGTGTATGCGCGATAATGACAGTTTGAAGGATCGACTGAAAACATCTGTACACTCTGTCGATCAACTGAAGGATGATAATGCGTCCAAAGTAGCTGAGCTGTTCAAGGCCAATAAAACTATCGATAAGATAGAAAAGGAGAAACAGTCTCTGAAGACAGAAGTGCAAAATATTTCGATCACTTTGCAGCATACCAAGTCAGAATTGAACGAAAAGATGATGGAAAATGCACGTCTAAACAAGACACTCACTGAGGATGCAGCAAGCATGACACGATTGAAGAAACAGCTGGACGGAACAATCAACGAAAAAGATCTGATCAAAGTGCAATTGACGCAGCGTGTGGAGGAGATCAATAATTTAACTGAGAAGCTAAATATGTTGAATATGGCATTGGATCGCGGTGAAAGTCAATATAGGAATCGACTAGACGATATTCGGCTGCTAAAAATAGAAATTAGTAATCTAAGATCACAACGAAATCTCCTAACGAGAGGGCTAGCTAACACAGCTGACATGCGACAGGAAGTCCTGCAGTTGAATCGCGTGTTGAACCAAGAACGTGTGAAAGCGAGGGCTCTTGAAGAAGAGATGCTAACGCCAATGAATGTTCATCGATGGCGAAAACTGACCGGAAAGGACCCAGAGAAGATGGATCTCATCGTTAAAGTGCAAACGTTGCAGCGTAGAGTATTATATCAATCCGTCACTGTTTCCGAGCTGGAGAAGACCATAAACGAGTCGGACAAGATGTACGGCGAGTTGAAGGAAGTCGTGGAAAAACTGCCGCATCATAAGATGAAGGAACAGTTGTGCACTACGCAAAGAGCCCTTACCGCGCAAACGAAGAAGCTAAAAGCATTGTCAGCGGAAATTCGTATCAAAGAGATTGACAGCAAAAGTCAGGAGTGCCTGGTTGATGAACTGAAGAAGTCTCTTttggaaaccaagaaggaactagTCAAGGag aaacgagAAAAACAAAAGCTTTCAGAAACGATGCGCAATGCCCTAATGCCAGCCAACGGAGCCCGAAGACCGTCTACTCATCCGTCGAATGTTATTGTGGTCCAGAGAAACACCACCAGTGGCGGTTATCGAATGATGGGAGCGGGGTATAAAGTTAGCTGTTGA